GGGGTGAGGGCGCCACTTACGCCATTGCCAACCTTGAAATCTGGAAATATATCGGCATCAATGAAACTGAAGAAAGAGGCGATGCTTTGAATGATAACAACTTTATCATCTACAGGTTAGCGGACATCATGTTGCTTAAAGCGGAGGCCCTGGCGGAGTTACAACGATTTGACGAATCGCTGGAGATCATCAATTCGCTGAGAGAAAAAAGAAATGCGGAGGCTTTAACCAGCGATCCGGCCATTAATGCTTTTGAGGATCTGATCCTCGAGGAACGCTCCCGTGAACTTGCTTTTGAAGGCAAATACTGGTTCGACCTGATCCGGTTTGGTAAAAGGGATAACTACAGAAACAAAGAAAAAGTCATCGCGGCACTTACCCTCAATGCCTCGGCAGATGAGATTCCGGCGCTTATGGCTAAATTCCAGGATCCCTACAGTTGGTATCTGCCCATTCACCGCGACGAGCTATTGATAAATAACAATCTGGAGCAAAATCCATATTATCAAAATTGATTTAAGATGAGAAAATTTTTTGTTTTTCTGCTATTTTGCTCAATGGTCATCACATCATGTGTTAAGGAGCATCTCGAAACCAGGTTTTTCAGTGAGGATGAACTGACCATTACCGCTTACCTGGAATCAAATGAGGAGGAATATTCAATGTTGCTGGACCTCCTGGATCGGGCCAATTTTAAAAACGCGTTTAACGCTTATGGCACCTATACCATGTTCATCTATTCCAATAGTGCTTTGTCGGCCTATCTGGAATCTAAAGGTTATGCTTCCGTGGCGGACATGAGTATTGAAGAAGCCCAAACGCTGGTTAGATACCATGCCTTGAATTCAGTAATCACTTCCAGTAGTCTGGGGTTTGGAAAGCTTCCGGTCAAAAATCTGGAGGATGATGAACTGGTCTCTTCTTTCGACTCAACAGGACTTCAGGGCATCATCATTAACCGGGAATCCAGGGTGCTCAAACGCGACATCGAACTTAGCAATGGCATTTTACATGTCATTGACAGAACGCTTGACCCCATCACCAACAGCATTGTGCAGGAGATGGAAGAAAAGGGAGGCTATTCCATTTTCCTCCAGGCAGCACAGGCCACCGGCTTTTACGATGTACTCAATGACATCTACGATACCCTGCAGACGGGTGAGGTTCAGCGCAAGTATTTCACCGTCTTTGCCGAATCTGATGTCATTTTTAAAGCACAGGGTATAAATGATTTTGATCAATTAAAAAACCTTTACAACAACGGCATTAACAACCCTTCCGATCCTGGGGATTCGCTATACCAGTTCATGGCCAATCATATCATCCCAGAAAAATCCATCTTCCTCAAAGATTTCAGCACGGGTAATTACCAGACTTTCCAGGGACAGCTGATCAATTTTGTGGTCGATCAGGATTTTAGGATCAACCCACAGGGCGTTGGTGATGAATACTGGTATATTACTTTCGTTGAAAACAATACTGATTTCCAGACTAAAAACGGTGTTTTTCATGGTATAGATCACACCATGGATATTTTTTACCCGCAACCGGTGGAAACCATCTGGCAGTTCAATGACCAACCGGTGGTCCGGGATCTGTTAAGGGTCAATGGCCAGGATGGAGATTATTATACCACCCTCGAGGGGTTTCCCAATATGTTTGGAACGGTATCCACAATGTTCATCCATTTTCCATGGGATAACTACGGTTTTATGTTGACCGGGGCAAAAAAATATCCCAACCAATACGGGGATGGCTTGATTTTCGGGGCCCCGGATTGGGACGTGACCTTTAAAATGCCCATAAAAATCGTCAAGGGAAGATACAAACTTTACATCGCGGCCAAAGGTGGCGGCGGCCGTGCTACCGTACAGATGCTGATCAATGGTGTTCCTGTCGGAGAGCCGATCAACCTGAACGGAACAGGTGTGTGGGCCGTACAGGAATCCTATGTAGCGGAAATAAACCTGACGGAAACCAAGGAAAATGACATCAGACTTGTTACGGTAAACAGCGGACAGGGACAACTTGATTATTTAAGATTCGAACCTAATTAATAAAGATAAAGGCATGTTCAGAAATATATTTTTCTTTTTCGCATCACTATTACTGGTAGGCAGCTGCTCCGATCCGTTGGATTCCAGGTTTGATCAGGGCGAAATACCCACAAAGACGGTCTGGCAATTGCTCACCGAAAACAATGAGTATTCCGGATTTATCGGCCTTTTGGAAGAAACAGGCATGGATTCTGTTTTAAAAAGGAATACCGCTTTTACGGTCTTTGCCGTTCCCAACGCCACCTTACCGGACATCTCGGGCCTGAGCCTGCTACAGAAGAAACAATACGCTTCCAACCACATTTCAAATTTTGTCGTTTTTACGGCTGATATGCACGATGGCTCAACCCTGAAAATGTTAAGTGGGAAAAAAGTCTTCTTTGCCCAAATGGCCGGCAGCTATTTTGTCAATGATGATGCCCGGTTGCTCTCTACGGATCACTCGGCTACGAACGGCGTTTTGCACGAGATCGATAATTTACTGGAAATTCGCCCCAGCATATTCGAATTCCTGCAAAACAACCCTGAATACTCCTACGTGGCTGAAATTTTAGCAGAAGGAACGACTTTGCTTTTTGACAAGGAGAACAGCCCGCCTATCGGGATCAATGAGGAGGGACAAACCGTTTATGATTCCGTTTGGAAACAATCCAATGATTTTTTTGACCAAATAGCTGACATCAGTTCAGAGGATGAAATTTTCACCCTTTTTCTTTTAAGCAATACCTTTCTGGATACTTTTTCGAACGGGAGTTTCAAGTTCGGTTACCTCTCGAATCTTGGTAATTTCATCATTGACGGACTGGTGGAAGAAAGCGAATTGCCGGGATCTTTTTCCGCGGTCAACGGTTTTACCCTGAACGTCAATCCAGGCAATTATGCTTTGCTTCAAAAGTTGAGTAATGGTTATGCCTACAAACTGAATGGATTTGAGAACATTAGAATACCGAAGGAATTTGAATGGGAATTTACATCAGTTTCGGATTTCGATTCCATTAGGTTTATAACGGCTACGGAATATGCGGCTGTTTACGACCAGCTGACTGAAATACTCGTCACCGACCTGAACGGTACATTTACCAATTTCAAATACGATATACTCCCCGGGCCTGTTAATAATGATTACCTGAAAATAATTACCTCCGGCGGCACCAATGCCAGGATAAGCTTTAAACTTCCGGATATTTTGCCCGGCAAATACCTCATTTCCCTGGGCGCCCAGATTCGTGTGGTCGACGCCATGGACTTCAAGGTATTTTTAAATGATGAAGAAATCGAAACGGCGGTAAGTCTTAATGGAGGAACCTATAACTGGGACAGCAGGGAAATCGGCACCACCTATATTACCAGGGAAACAGGAAACTGGATCACCTTTTCTGTCCAGGGCTCCAACGCGAGTCATACAAGAGGCTATCTGGATTATCTGAAATTTGAACCTACAAATTAATTCCATTGTGAGAAAATTAATTATCCTATCATTAATGCTTCTTCTTTCCGCCCAAACCCGGGCTCAGGAAATTATTTCCAATGACCGGAATGAAGAGTTATTCATCTTTGGAAAAGTGTATTCCGATCATGGAAGCGGAAGTAAATTGCTTGCGGAAGTACAGATCGAAATCATGCCCAACGGAGAACGGTTGATTACCGGCGAAGATGGCGCATTCAGTTTTTCATGGCCGGGTGAGGAAGTCTGGATCCGATTCGCTTATCCCGAATTTTCGACCAAAGAAATATTGGTAAAAGCGCCGGGTGAACTCAAGGTCGTTTTATTTCCCCAGGAAGTAAAATCAGTCGATCAACTCATACCGGGACCTTTTGGGGACAAACTCCTTTATAAGAACAGCGGTTTCAGCGCTATCACCGGAGAGGAATTAAGGTTTAGCGGAGAGACGAACCTCTTCAATGCCCTCCAGGGCAGGATCCCGGGGCTTAATGTCCAGAGACTTTCCGGAATGCCCGGAGAAGGAAGCACCTTTAATCTCAGAGGTATTTCTTCCCTGTTCGCTACCAAACAGCCCCTCATTGTTTTGGACGGTGTTCCTGTGAATTCGACTATTCTGGACAGCCGGATCATAAACGGCAATTATTACAATCCTGTCAGTGCCATTGATGTGAATGATGTGGAACGGGTAGAAGTGTATCCCGAGGGAGGGGCTATGTACGGCCTGCAGGGCAATCAGGGCCTGATTCTTATTAATACCCGCCAACCCGAAGTGGTCAGTACAAAAATTGATTTTTCAATTTTCTCCGGTATCACTTTCGAACCGGAATACAGAAGCCTGCTATCCGGCACCCAGTATAAAACCTACCTCCTGAACCAGTTGCAAAACAGCGGTTTGTCCGCTACGGAGATCAACCAGCAAAACCCGTGGATATCCGGAAATCCTGCTTACTATTATTATTACAATTATGACAATGATACCAACTGGCAGGATGAGGTGATGGACCCAGCTTCCGTCAACAAGGTAAATGTCACTTTGCAGGGAGGGGACGAGGTTGCCAAATTTTCCGTTTCCCTGGGTTATCTGAACCAGGAGGGCGTTGTTAAAAATACCGACTTTCAGCGTTATAATTTCAGGTTGAATTCCAGTTTGCAAATTCTCAAGCATTTGTCGATGGTGGCTAATATCGGCTTCACCTATCACGATGCCGCTTTGATGAATACCGGAACCGATTTTCATCTGAATCCCATTTCTGCTGCCCTGTTAAAACCACCGATGCTGGCTCCCTATCTTCGCGACAACCTGGGTAACCGCATCGCATTACTCAGTGATACAGACTCCTATGGCTTCAGCAACCCCGCAGCCATTGTCAATAATACGGGGTCCGGAAGTTTCGGGTCGAATTTATTTGCCGGCGTTGCCTTGAAATACCAGTTTAATGAGCAGCTGGATCTGACCAGCCTGATCAACCTGAATTTTAATAACAACAAGGAAAACGTCTTCATCCCTGACTATGGCATTGCCGATTTTGCAGGCGGAGAGATCAAAAACTATGCGAAAGAAGGGATCACCAAAATATCCGGTTTTGTCAGTGAAACACGCCTGGGATACAATACCAATATCGATCTCCGGCATTTTCTGACAGCCAATGCCGGCATCAGGATGATCACCTCAGGGATAAATTACAATGAAGGAAGTGTTTTTAATACTCCTACCGACGAATTCAAATCCCTCTCTTCCGTTAGTTCCCTCGAAGACATTTTCATATATGGTTCTGACCTTAAGGAAAACAGAAGTGAATTGTTCCTCCAGGGAGATTACCGATTCAAAGACAGGTTTATGGCCGGCCTCGTGCTCAACCTTTCCGGATCATCCAATGTAGGAAACGAGGCGGATGCTATTAAAGCTTTTGGCGGCAATTGGGGCTTTTTCCCTTCTATCCATGCGGGATGGCTGATTTCGTCAGAAAAATTCCTCAGAGGAGCCAGGAATATCAATATGCTGAAATTGCGGACAAGCCTGGGTTATTCAGGGAATGACTTTTATTCCAGGTATTCCAGGTATGCCTACCTCTCTCAACCCTATGCCACCAATTCCGGGATCGTCAGACAATACATTCCTAATCCCAGTCTGAAATGGGAGCTGCTCCGGCAGTTTAACATAGGACTGGATGGTGCATTTTTTGAAGAAAGATTACAATTCAGCGGTAACTTTTTCCAAAGAAACAGCAGCGACTTGTTGTCATACCTCCAGGTTCCGGCCATCAGTGGTTATGATTTTCTCTGGGAAAACAATGGCTCCCTCGTTTCAACAGGAGTTGACCTCAATCTGACGGGCAGGCTCCTCTACAGACCAAAAGTAAAAATTACCGGTGGAGTCAATTTAACCTATGCCAAGGTAAAACTGAGCATTCCCCAGGATATTATCATCGACATTCCCGGCGGACACGTAATCCTTGCGGACGGAGCATCCCCATTTGCCTATTATGGGTTGAAAACCAATGGCGTTTTCAGCACAGGTGATCAGGCCGAACAAGCGGGTCTGGCCAACAGCAGGGGGATTGCTTATCAGGCCGGAGATATGTGGTTTGAAGATAAAACGGGCGACCACATCATCGATGAAAAAGACCGAACGGATCTGGGCAATATCTTTCCGGACCTGACGGGAGGCTTTTTCCTGAATGGATCGTTTGGTTCATTTTCCTTGCATGTGCTTTTCGATTTTGTTTACGGAAACAAATTGTTCAACTACGCCCGTATGCAGACTGAGACCTTTTCTGGTTATGCCAATCAGAGCATCGCCAGTTTTTACACCTGGAAAGGACAAGGCAGTGAAACCGAAATACCGAAGGTTGTTTACGATGATCCCGTTGGAAACGCCACGTTCTCCGATCGTTGGATCGAAGACGGATCTTTTTTAAGGTTAAAGGAGATCACCCTGGCTTATCAACTTCCGTCAACAAAAGTTTACAAAAATCTGACCCTGTATGTAACGGGCCAGAACCTTTTGACACTGACCCATTATCTGGGATATTATCCGGCGTTTTCGTATTCAACTGATCCCGCTTTACGGGGAACCGATTATTCGCAGATCCCGGTAAGCCCTTCAGTCATTGTGGGGTTGAAAATTGGATTATAACGGGACCAGGGAACCTATTTGTGTAAGGCCTTTATTTATAATAAATTGTATGGAAAGATATATTTCATTTTTCAAAATTCTGATGATCGTCCTGGTGTTGAGCACCTATTCCTGCTCAGATTTCTTTTCACCGGACACCGAGACTTTATTGCTGGAAGAAAACAGTTATAAGGATTATCTCTCTTCCCGGGCGGCCGTTAATGGACTGTATTCCCAACTCCAGCCATTAATGACAGCCTATGTGGTTGCCGGAGAACTCCGCGGTGACCAATTGACTATTACCGCCAATGCCGGTCCGGACATTGTTGATATATATGAACTCAACGTGAGTCCCAACAATCAGTACCTGGTCTACAGGCAAGCCTACGGAGTCATTGCCTCCTGCAATGATGTGTTTACCCAACTCGGGATATTACAGGCCAAAGGAACCACCTACGATGAAGAACTGGACAACATGATCGGTGAAACCGTCTTATTGAGGTCCTGGGTATATTTTTACCTGATGAGAACCTATGGAGAAACCCCGTACATCACGGAATCATTCCAGGCTAACGGATCTGATATTTCTTATACGGAATGGATCGATCAGCAAGCAGGAGAAAAACTGACCGCCGGTCATTTGATAACGGATATTACCAACGTTATCCCGCTGCTGGATCCGGATAAGATCACCGGGTCGGGGTTTTTTAACCTCAGTTCGGGATATGCGATGCTGGGAGAGATTTATTTATGGGAAGACCAGTACGACAACGCGGTGACCGCTTTGGAACAATCCATAGCAACGGGAGGAAACAGCCGGTTCATCCTGGATAAGGATCTGGAAAACAGTAAGTGGCAGAATATTTTCAAGGGCGACGAAAGTGCTACGGATGAAATCATGACCAAAGTGAATTTTGACAAAGCTGAAAAACAAGAGAACGATCTAATGCCGATCTTTTCATCCATCGCCCCCGATGGAAACCAATTGGTTCCCGTATCCCGGGTAATTACAGCGTTAACAGGCTCAAACCGGTTCAACGGAACCTTCAAAAATGGCAATGAGGTCGGAAAATATACCCGGTCACTGGAAGATCCTTACACCAGTGATATGCCCGTTATACTTTACCGGGCGGCAGATGTTCATCTGATGTTGTCAGAAGCATTTAACAGACTGGGGGCTACCAATGTGGCCCTGGACCTGCTCAATAACGGCAGTGACTCTCTGTTCACTGCCGGCTCGAAGGGAATCCGGGGACGGGTGGCTTTGCCTCCTGTTACGGTAACCGGAGATAGTGATGAAGAAATTATGGTCAATCTAGAAAACCTGATCCTGGAGGTGCGGGGCCGGGAACTGGCATTCGAAGGAAAACGCTGGTTTGATATCTTGAGAATAGGGAAACGGCGCAACGACCCGGCTTTTATCGGGAATGCCGTCATGAGAAGATTCTCTGCTCCCGACAGCACGTTCATTCAGGATTATTTTTCTGATCCGAATAACTGGTATCTGCCAACAAACTAAATATTAAAGTGTTGAAAAAAAGATTTATAATTATTTTATGCCTGTTGGGCATCGTTCAGGTTAAGAGCTTTATGCAGGTCGGGAATCTTAAAGAAAAATCCGAAAACATAACCTTTCCAACGTTTGATGATATTTCTGACCACAACTGGCCCGATATTTTCACCCTGGTGACCATCCCTTCAAAAAAAGATGGGAACCTTCAAAAAGCTTATTTCTATGCTTCCGATTCATCGAGTCCCCAGCCTTTGATCATAAGCCTGCATACCTGGAGCGGCGATTATACCCAGGAAGATCCTTTAGCCAAATTATGCGTAGAAAAAAACCTCAATTACATTCATCCCGATTTTAGAGGGGCCAACAATCATACGGAGGCCTGTTGCAGTGAGTTAGTGATCAGCGACATCGATGAATCCATCTCTTATGCCATTGAAAATGCCAAAACAAAACCTTCCGCCATTTATTTGACCGGAACCAGCGGTGGCGGTTATGCTTCCATCTGTTTGCTTTTAAAAACAAAACATAAAATCGATAAATTTTCTGCCTGGGTCCCCGTTAGCGACCTTGAGGCCTGGTATGAAGAGAGCAAGATCAGGAAGAACAAATATGCCAACGATATCCTGCAATGTTCGTGTAGCGAAGGTGTTCCAAATTCCCGGGAATTGAGAGAAAGATCTCCCTTATACTGGAAAGCCTCGCCGAGAAAGCTAAAGAAAACAGAGGTGATGATCCATACAGGAATTTATGACGGAATCCAGGGCAGTGTGCCCATTACCCACTCCATCAATTTTTACAATAAACTACTCACTGACCTAAAGGCCGAAGAAGTATTTTTTGTTTCCGACAAGGAGAAATTATTCCTGCTGGAACACCGGATGCCTTTAGGCGATTTTGGCAGTATCGGAGACCGAAAATTGTACCTCAAAAAGAAGTACAAAAACGTCGAACTGATGATCTTTGAAGGAAATCATGAATTGTTGCCGGAATACGCCCTTTCTGAGTTATTGGGGGAATGAAAAAAAAGATTTTTTCATTTTTTTTCATTCAAATGTTGCAATATTTGAAAAACCGTTTTACATTTGCCTCGCCTTAGAAAATAAGGCATACTGGTTCGGTAGTTCAGCTGGTTAGAATACCTGTCCCGAGGACTCGGGAGGGTCGCTGAAAACCAAAACCTTAAACTAAAATTAAATTCTGCCAAAGTATTTTGGTTCGGTAGTTCAGCTGGTTAGAATACCTGCCTGTCACGCAGGGGGTCGCGGGTTCGAGTCCCGTCCGGACCGCTTAAATTTCCCACGGCATTTTATGCCAAATGGGTACAACGAATTCCAAATAGCTCTAATTCCGATTAGGGCTATTTGCATTTTAGACCTGACCAAACGTGGACAAATAGGGTCAATTAATGCCAAATCGGGTTTGCACTTGTTATTGCACTTTAGCCACAGTCTGTCAATTGATTTTTTAACCATTAAAATCATTGATAGATGAAACCAATACGGTTTAACCTGATTCACAGTTCAAAACGTAAAAAAAAGCTGCGCAAAGATGGTACGGGGCCTGTCTGGGTATGCGCATACCAGGGAGGCAAACATAAATACTACCCTACCAACGTCGTAGTAGAACCCAAACAATGGGATGCTCGTCACACCTTGATTAAAAATCATCCCAACGCCACGGCCTACAATT
This sequence is a window from Lewinellaceae bacterium. Protein-coding genes within it:
- a CDS encoding fasciclin domain-containing protein; its protein translation is MRKFFVFLLFCSMVITSCVKEHLETRFFSEDELTITAYLESNEEEYSMLLDLLDRANFKNAFNAYGTYTMFIYSNSALSAYLESKGYASVADMSIEEAQTLVRYHALNSVITSSSLGFGKLPVKNLEDDELVSSFDSTGLQGIIINRESRVLKRDIELSNGILHVIDRTLDPITNSIVQEMEEKGGYSIFLQAAQATGFYDVLNDIYDTLQTGEVQRKYFTVFAESDVIFKAQGINDFDQLKNLYNNGINNPSDPGDSLYQFMANHIIPEKSIFLKDFSTGNYQTFQGQLINFVVDQDFRINPQGVGDEYWYITFVENNTDFQTKNGVFHGIDHTMDIFYPQPVETIWQFNDQPVVRDLLRVNGQDGDYYTTLEGFPNMFGTVSTMFIHFPWDNYGFMLTGAKKYPNQYGDGLIFGAPDWDVTFKMPIKIVKGRYKLYIAAKGGGGRATVQMLINGVPVGEPINLNGTGVWAVQESYVAEINLTETKENDIRLVTVNSGQGQLDYLRFEPN
- a CDS encoding fasciclin domain-containing protein is translated as MFRNIFFFFASLLLVGSCSDPLDSRFDQGEIPTKTVWQLLTENNEYSGFIGLLEETGMDSVLKRNTAFTVFAVPNATLPDISGLSLLQKKQYASNHISNFVVFTADMHDGSTLKMLSGKKVFFAQMAGSYFVNDDARLLSTDHSATNGVLHEIDNLLEIRPSIFEFLQNNPEYSYVAEILAEGTTLLFDKENSPPIGINEEGQTVYDSVWKQSNDFFDQIADISSEDEIFTLFLLSNTFLDTFSNGSFKFGYLSNLGNFIIDGLVEESELPGSFSAVNGFTLNVNPGNYALLQKLSNGYAYKLNGFENIRIPKEFEWEFTSVSDFDSIRFITATEYAAVYDQLTEILVTDLNGTFTNFKYDILPGPVNNDYLKIITSGGTNARISFKLPDILPGKYLISLGAQIRVVDAMDFKVFLNDEEIETAVSLNGGTYNWDSREIGTTYITRETGNWITFSVQGSNASHTRGYLDYLKFEPTN
- a CDS encoding SusC/RagA family TonB-linked outer membrane protein is translated as MRKLIILSLMLLLSAQTRAQEIISNDRNEELFIFGKVYSDHGSGSKLLAEVQIEIMPNGERLITGEDGAFSFSWPGEEVWIRFAYPEFSTKEILVKAPGELKVVLFPQEVKSVDQLIPGPFGDKLLYKNSGFSAITGEELRFSGETNLFNALQGRIPGLNVQRLSGMPGEGSTFNLRGISSLFATKQPLIVLDGVPVNSTILDSRIINGNYYNPVSAIDVNDVERVEVYPEGGAMYGLQGNQGLILINTRQPEVVSTKIDFSIFSGITFEPEYRSLLSGTQYKTYLLNQLQNSGLSATEINQQNPWISGNPAYYYYYNYDNDTNWQDEVMDPASVNKVNVTLQGGDEVAKFSVSLGYLNQEGVVKNTDFQRYNFRLNSSLQILKHLSMVANIGFTYHDAALMNTGTDFHLNPISAALLKPPMLAPYLRDNLGNRIALLSDTDSYGFSNPAAIVNNTGSGSFGSNLFAGVALKYQFNEQLDLTSLINLNFNNNKENVFIPDYGIADFAGGEIKNYAKEGITKISGFVSETRLGYNTNIDLRHFLTANAGIRMITSGINYNEGSVFNTPTDEFKSLSSVSSLEDIFIYGSDLKENRSELFLQGDYRFKDRFMAGLVLNLSGSSNVGNEADAIKAFGGNWGFFPSIHAGWLISSEKFLRGARNINMLKLRTSLGYSGNDFYSRYSRYAYLSQPYATNSGIVRQYIPNPSLKWELLRQFNIGLDGAFFEERLQFSGNFFQRNSSDLLSYLQVPAISGYDFLWENNGSLVSTGVDLNLTGRLLYRPKVKITGGVNLTYAKVKLSIPQDIIIDIPGGHVILADGASPFAYYGLKTNGVFSTGDQAEQAGLANSRGIAYQAGDMWFEDKTGDHIIDEKDRTDLGNIFPDLTGGFFLNGSFGSFSLHVLFDFVYGNKLFNYARMQTETFSGYANQSIASFYTWKGQGSETEIPKVVYDDPVGNATFSDRWIEDGSFLRLKEITLAYQLPSTKVYKNLTLYVTGQNLLTLTHYLGYYPAFSYSTDPALRGTDYSQIPVSPSVIVGLKIGL
- a CDS encoding RagB/SusD family nutrient uptake outer membrane protein, which gives rise to MERYISFFKILMIVLVLSTYSCSDFFSPDTETLLLEENSYKDYLSSRAAVNGLYSQLQPLMTAYVVAGELRGDQLTITANAGPDIVDIYELNVSPNNQYLVYRQAYGVIASCNDVFTQLGILQAKGTTYDEELDNMIGETVLLRSWVYFYLMRTYGETPYITESFQANGSDISYTEWIDQQAGEKLTAGHLITDITNVIPLLDPDKITGSGFFNLSSGYAMLGEIYLWEDQYDNAVTALEQSIATGGNSRFILDKDLENSKWQNIFKGDESATDEIMTKVNFDKAEKQENDLMPIFSSIAPDGNQLVPVSRVITALTGSNRFNGTFKNGNEVGKYTRSLEDPYTSDMPVILYRAADVHLMLSEAFNRLGATNVALDLLNNGSDSLFTAGSKGIRGRVALPPVTVTGDSDEEIMVNLENLILEVRGRELAFEGKRWFDILRIGKRRNDPAFIGNAVMRRFSAPDSTFIQDYFSDPNNWYLPTN
- a CDS encoding prolyl oligopeptidase family serine peptidase translates to MKKRFIIILCLLGIVQVKSFMQVGNLKEKSENITFPTFDDISDHNWPDIFTLVTIPSKKDGNLQKAYFYASDSSSPQPLIISLHTWSGDYTQEDPLAKLCVEKNLNYIHPDFRGANNHTEACCSELVISDIDESISYAIENAKTKPSAIYLTGTSGGGYASICLLLKTKHKIDKFSAWVPVSDLEAWYEESKIRKNKYANDILQCSCSEGVPNSRELRERSPLYWKASPRKLKKTEVMIHTGIYDGIQGSVPITHSINFYNKLLTDLKAEEVFFVSDKEKLFLLEHRMPLGDFGSIGDRKLYLKKKYKNVELMIFEGNHELLPEYALSELLGE